Proteins from a genomic interval of Dama dama isolate Ldn47 chromosome 1, ASM3311817v1, whole genome shotgun sequence:
- the XNDC1N gene encoding protein XNDC1N isoform X1, with product MAPVKISHVVSFSSQDPKYPVENLLNPDSQRGPWLSCPQDKSRQLKVELQLERAVPIGYIDVGNCGCAFLQIDVGRSSWSLDRPFVTLLPATMLMSLADSKQGKNRSGVRMFKNGDFLAPASGESWDRLRLTCSQPFTHHQPFGLAFLRVCSSLDSLDDPVEGPSVPVSSGLSQSSSDAQESDPSPWLANPSIRRTFFPDPQTTTREISELRNILKQLQPGTLGRSACMVLSAAHRAPPARVADPKTTHAEPGPSHQDSAETRSEEQNIEKDVSRTKRRKVGARRPVSNSNSRPNQRRLAKAGQREHLRPQARSSRVQESGWCPICAGSFSMDMLPQHAATCGGASPPPPASPTSSPSSSPHVLWVSSPESSPPISWVQCPICELPFSAGEIEEHASTCGEVL from the exons ATGGCTCCAGTGAAGATTAGCCATGTGGTGTCATTTTCCTCTCAG GATCCCAAATATCCGGTGGAGAATTTGCTGAACCCAGACAGTCAGAGGGGACCGTGGCTCAGCTGTCCTCAGGACAAGAGCAGGCAGCTGAAAGTGGAGCTGCAGCTGGAGAGGGCAGTGCCCATTGGCTACATCGACGTGG GTAACTGTGGTTGTGCCTTCCTGCAAATTGACGTGGGTCGTTCCTCCTGGTCCCTGGACAGACCTTTCGTCACCCTGCTCCCTGCAACCATGCTGATGTCCCTGGCTGATTCAAAGCAGGGAAAAAACCGCTCAGGGGTCCGCATGTTTAAAAATG GCGATTTCCTGGCCCCAGCCTCAGGTGAGTCATGGGATCGACTTCGCCTGACCTGCTCCCAACCCTTCACACATCATCAGCCCTTTGGCCTGGCCTTCCTGCGGGTGTGTTCCTCTCTGGACTCCTTAGACGACCCTGTGGAGGGTCCCTCGGTCCCTGTGAGCTCGGGGCTGAGCCAG AGCTCTTCTGATGCTCAAGAGTCTGATCCCAGCCCCTGGCTGGCTAATCCTTCCATCCGGAGGACATTCTTCCCAGATCCCCAAAC gaccaccagggaaatctccgaGCTCAGGAATATCCTAAAGCAGCTGCAGCCAGGGACTCTGGGGCGTTCAGCCTGCATGGTGCTTTCAGCCGCCCACAGGGCACCTCCAGCCCGTGTGGCAGACCCTAAAACCACCCATGCAGAACCAGGTCCCAGTCATCAGGACAGCGCAG AGACCAGATCAGAGGAGCAGAACATAGAGAAGGACGTGAGCAGGACAAAGAGGAGGAAAGTAGGAGCCCGCAG GCCTGTATCCAACTCAAACTCTCGGCCAAACCAGCGGAGGCTAGCAAAGGCAGGCCAGAGAGAACACCTGCGGCCCCAGGCCCGAAGCAGCAGAGTCCAGGAGAGTGGGTGGTGCCCCATTTGTGCAG GCTCCTTCAGCATGGACATGCTTCCCCAGCACGCTGCCACTTGTGGAGGggcctccccgcctcccccagcctctcccaccTCATCACCATCTTCATCTCCACACGTACTGTGGGTTTCCTCCCCAGAGAGCTCGCCACCAATTTCCTGGGTCCAGTGTCCTATCTGCGAGTTGCCATTCTCGGCAGGAGAAATAGAAGAACATGCCAGTACGTGCGGGGAGGTCCTTTAG
- the XNDC1N gene encoding protein XNDC1N isoform X2, whose amino-acid sequence MAPVKISHVVSFSSQDPKYPVENLLNPDSQRGPWLSCPQDKSRQLKVELQLERAVPIGYIDVGNCGCAFLQIDVGRSSWSLDRPFVTLLPATMLMSLADSKQGKNRSGVRMFKNGDFLAPASGESWDRLRLTCSQPFTHHQPFGLAFLRVCSSLDSLDDPVEGPSVPVSSGLSQCRAWRFDPSWRTKIPHATEQRSLCTAMKTQHNQKEN is encoded by the exons ATGGCTCCAGTGAAGATTAGCCATGTGGTGTCATTTTCCTCTCAG GATCCCAAATATCCGGTGGAGAATTTGCTGAACCCAGACAGTCAGAGGGGACCGTGGCTCAGCTGTCCTCAGGACAAGAGCAGGCAGCTGAAAGTGGAGCTGCAGCTGGAGAGGGCAGTGCCCATTGGCTACATCGACGTGG GTAACTGTGGTTGTGCCTTCCTGCAAATTGACGTGGGTCGTTCCTCCTGGTCCCTGGACAGACCTTTCGTCACCCTGCTCCCTGCAACCATGCTGATGTCCCTGGCTGATTCAAAGCAGGGAAAAAACCGCTCAGGGGTCCGCATGTTTAAAAATG GCGATTTCCTGGCCCCAGCCTCAGGTGAGTCATGGGATCGACTTCGCCTGACCTGCTCCCAACCCTTCACACATCATCAGCCCTTTGGCCTGGCCTTCCTGCGGGTGTGTTCCTCTCTGGACTCCTTAGACGACCCTGTGGAGGGTCCCTCGGTCCCTGTGAGCTCGGGGCTGAGCCAG tgCAGGGCatggaggtttgatccctcatggagaactaagatcccacatgctacagagcaacgaagcctgtgcactgcaatgaagacccagcacaaccaaaaagaaaattaa
- the XNDC1N gene encoding protein XNDC1N isoform X3 encodes MAPVKISHVVSFSSQDPKYPVENLLNPDSQRGPWLSCPQDKSRQLKVELQLERAVPIGYIDVGNCGCAFLQIDVGRSSWSLDRPFVTLLPATMLMSLADSKQGKNRSGVRMFKNGDFLAPASGESWDRLRLTCSQPFTHHQPFGLAFLRVCSSLDSLDDPVEGPSVPVSSGLSQV; translated from the exons ATGGCTCCAGTGAAGATTAGCCATGTGGTGTCATTTTCCTCTCAG GATCCCAAATATCCGGTGGAGAATTTGCTGAACCCAGACAGTCAGAGGGGACCGTGGCTCAGCTGTCCTCAGGACAAGAGCAGGCAGCTGAAAGTGGAGCTGCAGCTGGAGAGGGCAGTGCCCATTGGCTACATCGACGTGG GTAACTGTGGTTGTGCCTTCCTGCAAATTGACGTGGGTCGTTCCTCCTGGTCCCTGGACAGACCTTTCGTCACCCTGCTCCCTGCAACCATGCTGATGTCCCTGGCTGATTCAAAGCAGGGAAAAAACCGCTCAGGGGTCCGCATGTTTAAAAATG GCGATTTCCTGGCCCCAGCCTCAGGTGAGTCATGGGATCGACTTCGCCTGACCTGCTCCCAACCCTTCACACATCATCAGCCCTTTGGCCTGGCCTTCCTGCGGGTGTGTTCCTCTCTGGACTCCTTAGACGACCCTGTGGAGGGTCCCTCGGTCCCTGTGAGCTCGGGGCTGAGCCAGGTATGA